GAGGTCGTCCAGGCTGTCGATGACGTAATACACCGTCTGGTAGATATCGATGCGATACGGCGTCCTGAGGGCTGTCAGCGGATCGAAGGGGCGGCGCTCCGGGATGTCGCTCTCGATGGAGTAGGGCGTCTCGCCCGTCGAGGAGACGATGCCGGCGCCATAGGTCTTCAGGCCCTTGGCCGTGTTCATCAGGCCGAATTCGACCGTGAACCAGTACAGGCGCGCCAGCATTGGGCGATCTTTCTTGTCGGCCTTCAGTCCGGCTTCACCGTAATGGTGCGTGAACTCGGCAAAGCGTTCGTCGGTCAGCAATGGCGTGTGGCCGAAAATCTCGTGGAAAATGTCCGGCTCCTGCAGGTAGTCCATCTCCTCGCGGGAGCGAATGAAGGAGGCCGCCGGGAACTGCTTGTTGGCCAGCAGCTCGAAAAATTCGCCAAAGGGAATCAGCGCCGGCACCGGGGCAACCTGCCAGCCGGTGTGGTCCATCAGCACTTCGGAGACTTCCTTGCACTGCGGAATGCGGTCCATGGGGAAGTCCATTTTTTTCAGCGCGTCCAGGTATTCGTCGCAGGCGTACTTCTCCACGATCGGAATCTGGCGCGTGATCAGCTCGTTCCAGACGGCATGCTCTTCATCCGTGTAGTGGATGAAGCCGTTTTCGTCCGGTGTCTTGGCGACGTACTTGGTGCTTTTTCCCATGATTCTCACTCTCTTCAGAGGGCCGTCATTCTACCAGCCCATGGCGGTCGACCCCAGCGGTCGACACGGGGCGTTGAAGGTCGCGCCCGACCCTGGTGCCTGCCAATATGTGCCGTACGGTCGCTAACAGCATTGATTTGAGTCATACGGACCGTAAATCGCATTTCTGAACAAAAAATAGCCAATCCATACGTGGGATTGGCTAAAGTTTGCTCAGCT
The nucleotide sequence above comes from Gammaproteobacteria bacterium. Encoded proteins:
- the phhA gene encoding phenylalanine 4-monooxygenase — encoded protein: MGKSTKYVAKTPDENGFIHYTDEEHAVWNELITRQIPIVEKYACDEYLDALKKMDFPMDRIPQCKEVSEVLMDHTGWQVAPVPALIPFGEFFELLANKQFPAASFIRSREEMDYLQEPDIFHEIFGHTPLLTDERFAEFTHHYGEAGLKADKKDRPMLARLYWFTVEFGLMNTAKGLKTYGAGIVSSTGETPYSIESDIPERRPFDPLTALRTPYRIDIYQTVYYVIDSLDDLFDVSKLDLFDLIKQAREKGMLEPTFPPADADAPKWA